From Hylaeus volcanicus isolate JK05 chromosome 2, UHH_iyHylVolc1.0_haploid, whole genome shotgun sequence, the proteins below share one genomic window:
- the LOC128872834 gene encoding peroxiredoxin-6 isoform X1, which produces MVLLGESFPNFEAETQIGTINFHDWLGDSWGILFSHPNDFTPVCTTELARVAKLMPEFEKLGVKVIALSCNSVDSHNKWIEDIKSYGEINCKEFPYPIIQDESRKLATLLGMLDPAEVDNHGIPLAARAVFIIDPAKKMRLSILYPATTGRNFDEILRVIESLRLTDKYKVATPVDWKKGEDVMLQPTVTEEEAKTLFDNIKTLTLPSGKTYLRIVPQPAAYK; this is translated from the exons ATGGTTCTGTTAGGCGAATCTTTTCCAAATTTTGAAGCAGAGACGCAAATTGgcacaattaattttcacgattgGCTAGGTGACTC ATGGGGAATATTGTTTTCTCATCCGAATGATTTTACGCCGGTGTGTACAACGGAATTGGCTCGAGTAGCGAAATTGATGCCCGAATTTGAGAAATTGGGAGTAAAAGTTATCGCGTTATCATGTAATTCCGTTGATTCACATAATAAGTGGATAGag gaCATAAAATCTTACGGGGAAATAAACTGTAAGGAGTTTCCTTATCCAATTATACAGGATGAATCTCGAAAACTCGCAACATTATTGGGAATGTTAGATCCTGCAGAAGTTGATAATCATGGTATACCTTTGGCTGCTAGAgcagtatttattattgatcCTGCCAAAAAAATGCGATTATCGATTTTGTACCCTGCAACCACTGGAAGAAACTTTGA TGAAATTTTACGTGTGATTGAATCCCTTCGACTGAcagataaatataaagtagCAACTCCTGTTGATTGGAAG AAAGGAGAAGATGTCATGCTTCAGCCTACTGTGACAGAGGAAGAAGCAAAAACGCtgtttgataatattaaaactttaacACTACCTTCTGGCAAAACTTATTTACGTATTGTACCTCAGCCAGCTGCATATAAATAA
- the LOC128872834 gene encoding peroxiredoxin-6 isoform X2: MPEFEKLGVKVIALSCNSVDSHNKWIEDIKSYGEINCKEFPYPIIQDESRKLATLLGMLDPAEVDNHGIPLAARAVFIIDPAKKMRLSILYPATTGRNFDEILRVIESLRLTDKYKVATPVDWKKGEDVMLQPTVTEEEAKTLFDNIKTLTLPSGKTYLRIVPQPAAYK, from the exons ATGCCCGAATTTGAGAAATTGGGAGTAAAAGTTATCGCGTTATCATGTAATTCCGTTGATTCACATAATAAGTGGATAGag gaCATAAAATCTTACGGGGAAATAAACTGTAAGGAGTTTCCTTATCCAATTATACAGGATGAATCTCGAAAACTCGCAACATTATTGGGAATGTTAGATCCTGCAGAAGTTGATAATCATGGTATACCTTTGGCTGCTAGAgcagtatttattattgatcCTGCCAAAAAAATGCGATTATCGATTTTGTACCCTGCAACCACTGGAAGAAACTTTGA TGAAATTTTACGTGTGATTGAATCCCTTCGACTGAcagataaatataaagtagCAACTCCTGTTGATTGGAAG AAAGGAGAAGATGTCATGCTTCAGCCTACTGTGACAGAGGAAGAAGCAAAAACGCtgtttgataatattaaaactttaacACTACCTTCTGGCAAAACTTATTTACGTATTGTACCTCAGCCAGCTGCATATAAATAA